In Rubrivirga marina, the following are encoded in one genomic region:
- a CDS encoding glycosyltransferase family 4 protein has protein sequence MRIAFVLPAPARVPMGGVSVVMRHAEGLVNRGHDVSVIAPRRAPGLWPRVREWAVFARDAVHGVLGHGPEAGRLVETLEPPTLQSIDLSFFDAVIATGHQTAPWVHHGSHPNPFYFIQGDERSLSERAEATWALPLRRFTVAGWLAELLASAGHPVEGVVPNAVDPSELFATTPPRDRPARVVALYHRHPVKGPEVLIDALSRLRKRIPTLEASVFAARPPSHRLPDWVEVSIRPSRETLRALYDGAAVCLHTSRVEGWGLVPMEAAACGAVVVATASRGPREFLEPERSMMEVAVGDAAALADAAESVLRDVERRARLAEAAQVDVARFSWDESTARLESILTSQRPV, from the coding sequence GTGCGCATCGCGTTCGTGCTCCCGGCGCCGGCCCGCGTGCCGATGGGCGGCGTGTCGGTGGTCATGCGGCACGCTGAGGGGCTGGTCAACCGCGGGCACGACGTGTCGGTGATCGCCCCGCGGCGGGCGCCGGGACTGTGGCCGCGTGTTCGCGAGTGGGCGGTCTTCGCACGCGACGCCGTCCACGGGGTTCTCGGGCACGGCCCCGAGGCGGGTAGGCTTGTCGAGACCCTGGAGCCCCCGACCCTCCAGTCGATTGACCTCTCTTTTTTCGATGCCGTTATTGCAACTGGCCATCAAACTGCCCCCTGGGTCCACCACGGTAGCCATCCGAACCCGTTCTACTTTATCCAGGGCGATGAGCGCTCCCTCAGCGAACGGGCGGAGGCGACCTGGGCGCTCCCCCTCCGTCGGTTCACGGTCGCCGGATGGCTCGCAGAACTCTTGGCCTCGGCGGGGCACCCTGTCGAGGGCGTCGTCCCCAATGCCGTCGACCCGTCGGAGCTGTTCGCGACCACGCCGCCGAGGGACCGGCCTGCGCGAGTCGTCGCGCTCTACCATCGCCATCCGGTCAAGGGACCGGAGGTGCTGATCGACGCGCTGAGTCGGCTCCGCAAGCGGATCCCCACGCTCGAGGCGTCCGTCTTCGCCGCTCGCCCGCCCAGCCACCGGCTGCCGGACTGGGTGGAGGTCTCGATCCGGCCCTCCCGCGAGACGCTCCGGGCGCTCTACGACGGGGCAGCGGTTTGCCTCCACACGAGCCGGGTCGAGGGGTGGGGGCTCGTCCCGATGGAGGCCGCCGCCTGCGGGGCCGTGGTCGTCGCGACGGCGAGCCGCGGGCCCCGGGAGTTTCTCGAGCCAGAGCGATCGATGATGGAAGTCGCCGTTGGAGACGCCGCCGCGCTTGCCGATGCCGCAGAGTCGGTGCTCCGGGACGTCGAACGCCGCGCTCGTCTCGCCGAGGCGGCCCAAGTCGACGTCGCTCGGTTCTCGTGGGACGAGTCGACGGCCCGCCTCGAATCGATCCTCACGAGTCAGCGACCGGTGTGA
- a CDS encoding glycosyltransferase — translation MTSVIIPVYNGAAILPTTIPAVLALDADEILWVDDGSRDATPRLLADATAGQERARVITLGENAGRAAARNAGVATATGDVLAFFDADVEPPPGAARALAAGLGAPGAVASVARLKPVVTDPGDPYQDYVANHPRGPAAAVEPGEPIDWRYFLSGASAVRREAFERVGGFPEAVPYGEDVAFGCRLARVAPDGLRLARTVVRLHDLGDLARAVGHARQFGAAAASFDEPCPGGAVDRVRAPTWVGRAAAAAPWVLASAISVLPRGALRRRAVRYLLAATALRAAHRA, via the coding sequence GTGACCTCCGTCATCATCCCGGTCTACAACGGCGCCGCGATCCTGCCGACGACGATCCCGGCGGTCCTCGCGCTGGACGCGGACGAGATCTTGTGGGTCGACGACGGTTCCCGCGATGCCACGCCGCGGCTGCTGGCGGACGCCACGGCTGGCCAGGAGCGCGCCAGGGTCATCACTCTCGGCGAGAACGCCGGCCGGGCAGCCGCACGGAACGCCGGTGTCGCCACCGCGACGGGCGACGTCCTCGCGTTCTTCGACGCCGACGTCGAGCCTCCGCCCGGCGCTGCCCGAGCGCTTGCGGCTGGGCTCGGAGCGCCCGGCGCGGTCGCCAGCGTCGCCCGCCTCAAGCCGGTCGTGACCGACCCTGGGGACCCGTACCAGGACTACGTGGCGAACCACCCCCGGGGCCCGGCGGCGGCCGTCGAGCCTGGCGAGCCGATCGACTGGCGGTACTTCCTGTCTGGCGCGAGCGCCGTACGGCGCGAGGCGTTCGAACGGGTCGGCGGGTTCCCCGAGGCGGTGCCCTACGGCGAGGACGTGGCGTTCGGGTGCCGGCTCGCGCGTGTTGCACCCGACGGCTTGCGACTCGCCCGGACCGTGGTCCGGCTGCATGACCTCGGAGACCTCGCCCGGGCAGTCGGCCACGCCCGACAGTTCGGCGCCGCGGCAGCGTCGTTCGACGAACCGTGCCCGGGCGGCGCCGTCGACCGCGTCCGAGCACCGACGTGGGTGGGGCGGGCCGCGGCGGCGGCTCCATGGGTTCTGGCATCGGCGATTTCGGTCCTGCCCCGTGGAGCCCTTCGCCGTCGAGCCGTACGGTACCTTCTGGCTGCCACCGCCCTCCGAGCCGCACACCGTGCCTGA
- the miaA gene encoding tRNA (adenosine(37)-N6)-dimethylallyltransferase MiaA, translating to MERPLVTQARSLVIAGPTAVGKSSLAHRLAQRVGGEIVSADSRQVYRGLDIGTAKPTEKERGEVRYHLLDRLDLGARCSAGRFFRWALNAITDIQSRGAPAIVVGGSTLYVHALVEGMPDVPPIPEELEGELLREARTPDGAARLFRELTAVDPEAAATLDPTKTHRLVRWVGVLRHTGRRPSEVWTDRPSALPLTCLVVLERPRPELYSRIEARVDQMMAEGLLDEAAGLAARSAEAKRTLEATIGYRELLPVLAGDRSLEEGIRLIKRNTRRYAKRQLTWYRRYDDALWLPAASTDLDDLLGGVAPWP from the coding sequence GTGGAACGCCCTCTCGTGACTCAGGCAAGGAGTCTCGTCATCGCCGGCCCCACTGCCGTCGGCAAGTCCTCGCTGGCTCACCGGCTGGCCCAGCGAGTTGGGGGCGAGATCGTTTCTGCCGATAGCCGTCAAGTCTACCGCGGCCTCGACATCGGGACGGCGAAACCGACGGAGAAGGAACGGGGGGAAGTTCGCTACCACCTGTTGGATCGGCTGGACCTTGGGGCTCGTTGTTCTGCCGGGCGATTTTTCCGATGGGCCTTAAACGCGATAACGGACATCCAGTCGCGAGGAGCACCTGCCATCGTCGTGGGCGGGTCAACGCTCTACGTCCACGCTCTCGTCGAGGGGATGCCCGATGTGCCTCCGATCCCTGAGGAGCTCGAAGGGGAGCTCCTGCGTGAGGCCAGGACTCCAGACGGCGCGGCGCGCCTGTTCCGAGAGCTGACAGCCGTAGACCCTGAGGCGGCCGCGACGCTGGACCCAACGAAGACGCATCGGCTCGTGCGCTGGGTCGGTGTGTTGCGCCACACGGGGCGTCGCCCGTCTGAGGTCTGGACCGACCGCCCCTCGGCTCTACCCCTGACCTGCCTAGTGGTGCTCGAGCGGCCCAGGCCTGAGCTTTACTCGCGAATCGAGGCCCGGGTCGACCAGATGATGGCGGAGGGCCTGCTCGACGAGGCGGCTGGCCTCGCGGCGCGTAGTGCCGAGGCTAAGAGGACGCTAGAGGCGACCATCGGCTACCGGGAGCTGCTCCCGGTCCTCGCCGGCGACCGATCCCTCGAGGAGGGCATTCGGCTCATCAAACGGAACACGCGCCGCTACGCCAAGCGACAACTCACGTGGTACCGACGCTATGACGACGCGCTCTGGCTGCCGGCTGCCTCGACGGATCTCGATGACCTGCTTGGAGGCGTCGCTCCCTGGCCGTGA
- a CDS encoding ATP-binding protein, translating to MADLCEAAVELVREAGWAEHDVTRVALAIGEAVANAVEHGGGDEVLVEFDADARRLAVRVADGGPGLAPERLDRAALPDDPAATCGRGLFILQHVTDDVDVDASGALRFIIRPTG from the coding sequence GTGGCCGACCTGTGTGAGGCCGCGGTCGAGCTCGTCCGCGAGGCGGGGTGGGCGGAGCACGACGTCACGCGGGTGGCGCTGGCGATCGGGGAGGCGGTCGCCAACGCCGTCGAACACGGCGGGGGGGACGAGGTCCTCGTCGAGTTCGACGCCGACGCGCGACGGTTGGCGGTTCGGGTCGCCGACGGCGGCCCTGGGCTTGCCCCCGAGCGACTCGACCGCGCGGCGCTCCCCGATGATCCGGCGGCGACGTGTGGCCGGGGCCTGTTCATCCTCCAGCACGTCACCGATGACGTCGACGTGGACGCGTCGGGGGCCCTGCGTTTCATCATCCGGCCAACGGGGTGA